The nucleotide window TATAGTAAAGTATGTGTCTGAAAAAAATTCGATCAAAAAGAAATTCGAGGGAGATTTAAACGATATGGTTCCTTTCGTTTAGATATAGGTCTTTAAAGGGATGCTCGTGTCTTGGAGTTCATCTATAGGTCTTTAAGCATGAATTTTAGTGACGTAGTAAAGACAATtaatattggttagtcgaaaaggtcttttcgcatttctaatcaaatttcaacatcTACGTCACTTTCGGTAGTAGAGCATCTCCATGCAATTTTCCCGCAGCTTTATTTCTTAGACGagctaaatttattaaaattagtcTAGTCTAGACAAACTAACATTGTTTAATTACactttaaaacaacaaaaatgacaaaACAAATTAGCTTTCACTTGCACAACACAGCCCAACGAGTTTTCTAATCGAAACTAACAATAAGCGGTTCGGACGACACACttctattaattaattaaacacaaaaccaaacagatactagaatattatttattgtgaCGATAAAAAGCCAATGATGACTGTGTACTTATAACAATTATAAAGGGACACTTACACACCTAACTAGCTTAGTCATCTTCttcattcaaaatttgaataaaatattgaaacagcACTTTTCTGGCGATTATAAAGCAATTTGGTTGAAGTGTTTCCAAAATGCttgataaaagcaaaaacaataccaACACAATTACAATATTATTAGCTCatcaacacacacataaaaaaaacaataaataattgaatctGTTTTATGCCCATACGAAAGCTTatagcatttgttgttgttgttgctgcagcaaGTCACAAGCAGCCAATTTGCTATGAGCGCTCGCACTCGTCGCTCGCCACTCGCTCAgtgtaaatacaattttataactACTTCAGCAATTACTGCGtacttatgttgttgttgttctaatctttttttctttttttgctttttttaatttcggctGATCATCAGCGTTGTTAGCATTGCCAACAGCGCGCATAGCATGCAAACAAATAAACGCTCATATATTTCACGATTTAGCTGGCGCTTGAGGCTAACGTCTCCCCGACGAGGCGGCCGCACATTGGCTTGGTGGGCTCTGATTTAATCGCCGCATTGCCTTATTGCCGGAGCGCCTCAGTGTCTCAGTAAATCAAGCACATCTGTTTTTGTGCCGATTTCGATCGGTCGTGTGATGTGACACCGGCGTTTTTCCATTGAGACAGATGGCAGAAGctgttttcaataattttttagtttgcgAACTAATAATTCATGCGTTAGCGTATTAGAACAGATTATGTAGAGCATGTTGGCCTAATTGGTGGCCCAATTCACAGTTACGGTTAATCAATGAGGAGATAATCCTCATTGTAACAACCTGTTTTCAATTTTGGCTCTACATCCATTTCAAAAACTTTGATTCAACTCGCTTATAATAACTAAAAAACGACAAATAAAAGTTTAGCAATAAACTTTATGAGTAATACCATATATAAAAGCCccgttatttttagttttgtaaatataataaatttttaaataataaaccgAAACACATTCATAAAGAAGTCGACCACaccattataaaaaatatacttaatttacatacatacaaacatacaaacacatacatatgtacaagtgcaATATAAATTCTAGGCCAAACGCTTACCTCCTAACCCACACCTTTGCTCCAGATAATAAGTTGCACCCTTAAAATAATTCGATGACTGTTAAGCGCTTTTTACTCATACTCATAGGTTTAGGTTTGAACGAAAGGTAACAACTTTCAATTAATTGGGTtagtattgaaaataaatactataaattCGCACGTTTTTCGCTGGAGTGTTGccgtaataaaaaatgttcgctTGGGTTAACAGAATTCGTCAAAACATAACAAATTGTTTTCAGTGTAATGAGAGCACAGCCATGGCTGAAGACAGTCAAGTTTCAAAAAAGGTactattattaattattgagATTTTATGATAACTTTTGTCTCGAAAAcatttaacaaaatacaaaagagACAAGCGATTAAGGAATCACTAAAATTTATCTTAACCGCACTTTAATAAAACTGCCCCCGGACACGCCACaccatttttataaaacatacatatgtatagtatattctaagcaatgaaaatataatttatagataaataaaaatttaaaaaacgctCAGGAAAAATATATTACCAGCTTGACATaggaaattagaaaaaatagtaCAATTTAAAGTATAACTATTTACTAAAGcgatatttcataattttttcgcaaattgaAGACTACATATTAGTATGATACAGTTTGTTTCTCTCAGCGATCCTGCTTCAATCGCCAATAGAGGTCCCACTTTGACAGCCTACAGCCGGCTCGTTGCGCTACCTGAAACTCCAATATAATAATCATAATTAATCAAAGCACTTTGAGCCTGcctcaaaatttttgaagcggCTAAAATCAGTCTCGGCTATCTCTCCTGCTTCAACAAAAGTGTGACTACCAATGGACTTTGCACTAGAAATCGCTTGTATGTTTTAATATTACCTTCTTTCATACAGCTTTTACAGTTTGGGTCCTCCGtacaactttgacaagttgAGTCcgaaaagatatacatatagccCTTCCGGATTGATTCCTTTTGAacaatgtccagtaagaactcctACGATTGCAGCAAGATGAGTTCTGATGAGAGCTAGCAGTTTCTCTTGCGTTCTAATCTAGTCCCGAAGGATCTATAGTCGTACAGAAAATCGACAACTAAACTCACGCGTGGTCCATATGCTCATAGCTAGAACGCGAAAATTAGTATTTAATGATTGATCTTCGCACCCAGTGGCTTGATCATaaccaaaacaaatattattctcCTTAGtaaagatacatatgtaaggAATAATTTCAAAGGTAGACATATCTTATTAAAATGTACTGACAAAGTATGATACCCCCGCACCGTTATCAGTAAGATGTGAACTTGTTGACACTTCACTCTTCCCATCTGTTTTATTACTGGATAGCTGGGCTTCACGGGACTTGATTCGCGCTGGACTATCATCGGTTCAATTATCACAAGATCCTTTTGGCAAAAGATCGATCCAAAGAGATACCGATAAACAGTGTGATCCTTGCTCtaagtaaggctagcctctaaCTAATTGTTTGTGTTCTAAGAAGTTGTCTTATCGACATCCATGCTGTAAGGCTGAGAAGTGAGTGAGCTCATTGATATTGCCAGAACTAGCCTTTAACTAGTTGTCAGTGTTCTAACAGGCCATTATCCTATCGGTatccatgctgtaaggttgagAATCTTAACATATCGCAGTTGCTGAATGAAGAAGCTGTATGAAAGaaaatgaggtggaaacataTCAAGACTTCCTTCTTGATTTTGCGCTTGCGATACCAAAGCTTAAGCACTTGGAAGCTCACACTTTCAGATATCCTCAATGACTGATGATTGGTGAGAGTATTAATTAAACGCctgaatgaatttttattttctttgctgaCTTATGTGGTACAAAACAGGAGTTccaattttattgcatatagtAGTTCAAGTATGATATCTGGATTAACCAGCGAACATAACGATATGTATACTTTtagtaaaatagttttttttaggACTTCATAAAGttcttatattttaataaattttcgtaAAGTTTTTATGCCTTATTAACCTCTTCGAACAAAATTgcgaattttaaataatatatgtatgttagttaACAATCGTATCTCAGATATGACTTACAAAACATAGGATATTCTCTACAGAGAAATTGACCAGTCAGAATACTCCAGACTTATTTCTAACATTAGTGAATAAGGATAAGTAACAAATGCTTCCATTAAAATTAAcgattttagtaatttttcacACTGGTTCAGTTCATTCATCTTTAAGCATAAGGTAAATACATTATCTGTTACTTTCCTATTTCAATGAAAGGTTTTACGATTTTTTGAACTTCTTGCAATAGTGGCAAATGATATACACTATattttgggtagtcgaaaaagtattttcgtatttttatattcggCTTACACTGagggaataatgtctctagcgaaaaaatggcaaaaggtggtcgaccaaaatggtacatatttgatgaatatttgaagtttgattagaaatacgacaagactttttcgactacccaatactaCCATTACGGGTAGATTTTTAGGGTAGGTATTTATCTCACGGCAAATAAGGTACACGAGAGCATAATAAATCAGTGCTAATATGGCTGCAATTATAAAGCTTGGTTGGAGGGCAGTTGAATTTATGATGATACGAACGACAGAATCGGCATCCATAGatggcatacatacacatatagcaCTACAAAGCagcaatgcaaatattttcaagcaTATGGTTTTGCATATGCGTAAAGTTAGCCACTTGAATTCTTGTGGCACGCACTCAATTCTTTATCTgggttaaaataataaacagatTCAGATACAATGCCTAATTAGTCGCTTgaaatgacatatgtatgtacacttagtcatatgcatttacatacaaatatttatacgcAACGTTGAGACGGAAACACAAATAGAAGGCATGTTTGAGGTGCCGTTAGCTTTGTGGGAGTGTTCACTTCTTGTTCGCAATTTTACTATTTTGACATATTTCAGCTAAGCTTTATTgccttattattatttaattttatttttgcttaaaattatgtGCGAGTGTAAATATCTGGCTAATTTTAGAAACTTCATGAGCAATTCTGTAAACAATAAGAAGCATAACCACCTAATTAAAGGCGTGCTTATGTACATACCTCAGGCGGTATTTGAGAGATATGTCACCGCTTTGTCTTCACTTAAACTCAAAATGCGCAAAATTCTTttgttatacaaaaaaaaaatatgctttcTAATTTCAAATCTTGCTTTACACAACTTTTCGAAAGTTATATTTCGTGTGTTGTGGAAAAACTGTAGAAACCTCGAAACTACAAAAACTACCATATaaagtaaagcaaatattttgacAATCAGTGCGACGCAAAACCCCGGCCATATAGTAtagatttattatatttgcaatTCTTAACACTTTACAACTAACTGCCCACACAAATAAAAGTATGTGTATCTCGCCCTAGGTGCAAATTATCAATGCAAATATGATACGAAATGCACACAGAGAAATAAATTAGGATTTGAAGTAGTAAACACCAATGGAGCATTGTGGCGCAGGCCAAGCAAAAATGGCAAAGGCAAATGGAAATTCGCTGACTGACATTTGCACCGACACATTGACACCGCACCGCTCGCCAGCGAATGATTTgaatattgcttttgttgttacgGCTGTCACTGACGTCAAATGCAGCGCACAACAATGTGATAGACACGCATACATAAACATGTATTTAGATATACATCCACATACTCGTATGCCATATGCATAACCTTATGTAACGGCAAATTATCCTACATCACACACAGGCCAAAGCGCAGCACAAAGCGCCTTTGTGGGAATCATTCATGTGTGTCTTATCATCTGCATTGCTAAGTGCTCAGACTTCACAGCAAGTCACTGATGTCGCCCTTATGATAGCCCGTCGCGCTCGTTTGCTTTATTTCTGCTCAGCCTCCATTATTTGTAAATTTCTAAATGTGTTATCAGCGCATCAgtgttgtttgtgtttatttGCCCCTCGTTGAATTGTAAACGATTCAATTTAGATCTTACGCTGCCCGGCGCGCTGCGCTGCCCAGAGCCCAACGATCGACGAGCGCAGTATCAATTACTTAGCATgctttatatacttatgtatgtatatcacaaCATTTTCGTATGCACTTTCGCTGCATCTAGTCATATATTCCATAAATAAACTTATTCTAATAAGAgcttgaattaaataaaaactagttaaaaataatgaaagcatTTCTGAAGAGACCATAAAATTGGATATAAGGCGATTTTGCTTcctttaaacaataataatgttCTCTGGGAAGACTGTTTCAACTTAACTATAACTGTACACTTTGTTTTCGTTTGAACTATTAGTAAAGTAAAACATAAGCAtgctatttttttgaaaatgaaatatttattctaagatatacatacttacatatgtatgaatgtacttGTATTATTAAGCTGTAACGATCTTCACTTATTATCGATGAAATTTCCATCGCCGCTTATCGTCGTATGAAAAAGGTTctgaattttttggttttttgtttaaatttttgtaagaaaGCTCTGTTATCATTTTAGAGCTGTTACTCTTCTATTCGTAACCAAATGATGCTACAATTCTGTTACTGACCTGTTTTTCACTAGATGATACCACAATAGCTTTCAAACTgctattactttttatttatcacGCGCTTTTTTGAGGGGCTAAAcccatttgtaaataaaaaaaaaatatttttttgtgaattttataaGATCGCTGACACTTCATTCTGGGGGTTGTAAGCTTCATGGTAAACTTTTGCAATTATTATTCGATTATTCCGTCGATCATTGTCTAACAAATATGTAGTTATATCTAAGAAGGtggtgtaaaaatttcaaaaaagccattttgaagaaatattgtatgtatgtctcACAAACTCTGAAAACAGTCCACACGGCAATACATCAGGGATCGAGATTGATACCAAATTGagctgaaaaattaatataaagaaatgtttaaaaaaactgATATAACAATAGGTATTAACAATTAGTAGTAATCAAATATAGTGAATGTATGCGGCTATCATTATACCAGTGTTTACATACGGGGAACTGGTATGGGGGCCATCattaaagagaaaatacaaTATCAAAACATTAAATGGGATACATAAGGTTGTCTGTGCAGCGGTAAACGTTTTCAAATGAAAAGTAATAACATTTTCTGCCATAAAAAGCAATGTAATATGAAAAGTTATCAATATAGCGCAATCCGGAATCAGCTAGGATTGACATACATATCTCTCCCCATTCACCTATCAAACTCTGCTAGCATCTTTCAACTGGAAGTACTAGGCatttgttaactcggctataaccgcataagtagtgtctacgccagtaaagaagaacaaGAATAATTTTGAAGGTTTAAGGACTAATTTGTATTTGGaataattcacaaaaaataaataatccaACCAACAAGCACAAcgaattatatatttacaacaatttaCTGATAAGATAAAAGATATTCCAGAttgtcaacaaaaaaatatatttgagttattttattcatttcaaaTAGAACCATAAATTAATTGAGGTATTTACTATATGTaagagtaaatatgtatatcgtgAACATTGTTGGTGCGTTTAAACAAGCGGTTGCACGTGATCTGCTGAGAGGCATTATCACTTGACAGAGCATACCAAGCGCACCATCCACAGTTTGATCGCCACTgtgttaattcattttttatttgctttgatcGCATTTCTGATTTAACCAAgtgttaatttgttttgtcCGTCGCGGTGATTGAAATCATTGAACATTCATAAAtgcaaacatatgcacatacaactTGTGGAGAGTACACACATGAGTGCAACAAATACACTTTATGCCTATACGTAGATATACGCCAATGGGGGCAGTACGTCggcgtaattgaatttataaatataatttaaacattttgcaTACGGGCAATAAAATCAGATCGCGTGATAAACATTGAGGAACTCTGTTGACACTTTGATGCTATTAATTTTTAACGAGAGCAATctgttttattgaaattttgctGACATATgtccaaataatgggaaattgtatgcatttaatttaacaaatttaaccTTAAGGCTTGTTTATATTGTGAACTCCATgcattttcgtttattttttgaagtggacaaaaagtaaattttaatatgaaatatgaGCTGCTGAGTTGAATGTGTTAAgacaacatttattattattttttgcgagATTTCATTTACTCAGCCAATATACGGAAATGTgtgttttctaattttaatgttttttattatcctTTGCAGAGCGTTCTCCAGCAAACGGCCAATCCGCTACCCATAGCCATTGCCGATCTGCCGCCATCGCCCACAACACTCGCGCCTTCGCCCAATAACTTTCTACTCGCCAGTTCGAATCAAATATGCACCGTCTGCAAGAAGAACTTCGAAGTGGACGGCAGTTCAAACCCGCGCATGGGACAACTCACGTCGGAGAATAGCAACTCAGTCGAATCGAATAGCAGTGATGCAACTAACGCCGGTAACACCACTGTAACCTGTGCACTGGCCAATAATGCCAACAATGGCGTCAACAATCAGCCGGTGGAGATCGCCTTGGATGCGGCGGCCGCCGCACTCCCAAGCAACGGGCTCAAGGCGAAGCTGCTGCCAATGGCAACGCACCAGCAGACGCCAGTGCTCAAGAAACAGGGTGTCTCCGGTGAGAGTTGTGAGACGTCAATGCAGCAATCGTTCAACATACCGATACCGAAATTCGAGAAGGACTTCaggtgcgtaaaaatataacaaataaaagtttatttttaacccGCATATACCTTTGCAGTTCCAAGCAACTCATAAAGGACGCCATTATGGATAATGATTTTCTCAAGAATATCGACGCATCGCAAGTACGCGAACTGGTGGAATCCATGTATCCGCTCTCAATCGCCAAAGGCGAGTTTGTGGTGCGTGAGGGTGAAGTAGGCGCACATCTCTACGTGTCGGCCGAAGGTGAATTTGAGGTGGTCAAAGGTGGCGTTGTACTGAGTGTTATGGGGCCTGGCAAAGCTTTCGGCGAACTTGCTATTCTCTACAATTGCACGCGCACGGCGTCCATACGCGTCTTATCGGACGCACGCGTCTGGGTACTGGATCGGCGGGTCTTCCAACAGATCATGATGCGTACCGGCATACAACGCATTGAAAATAGCGTGAATTTCCTGAAGTCAGTGCCGCTTCTAAAGAATCTCAGCATGGAGGTGTTGGCGCAAATCGCAGATGTGCTGGAAGTGGTGAGTTGccgtagtatataaatattcactGGACGTCAGAAAGAGATAATATAAAAGGGTCTCTAAGATTGTTTAGTTTGTTTTGAAAGTAtcgagaattgaaaaaaaatttgatactgGGCTTTAGTACGATGTGTTAGAAGTTTCACCCTCTTTCAAACTATTCCGTTAACTACGGAGCTTTCCGAAGTTCTCGAGCTTTGAATTGCGACTTCTGTTGATTACAATAAGCATTTGGTTTAGAGGATTCAACTTTGTAGGCAATTCACATTATCCTCTAGATTGCTTTGAAATCCTAGACATTAATGATAGAAAATTGGtttgaattttttagtttgactTGTGAGAATGtcctttcaattaatttttattaacaaaaaatattttgtgtttgttcAAATTCcgaatttatatttaatgttgGCAATTTTTGTGGTCCAGGATTAAATTATAATACTTAAATcaaaccaaaaaagaaaaactattgTTTCGGAAAACGCGAAGAGTCTATTCAATACCCGCCGAAGTCGTACACCAATTTGCAATGTATAAGAAACACGCtttcataaaaacaaagtaTTATCAAATCCGAATAATGACTTACTTAAGATACAGCATCAGAACTGAGTACTCGCACAAGAAGAGACGCAgtaaacaaaagaaagagaatGTTTCGAAGAAACTTGAACTAATATGGCGTTCTAATAAGAGAATCCGCAATAGtgatgtaatttaaattttttcaaaagtatcTGCAAAATGTCTgcgaaaatacattttatttctatatgaaatattgttttcaaaatgggaaatttaaattttactatcTTTCAACAGGAATTCTATCCAGCCGGTACTTACATAATACGTCAAGGCGCCAGCGGTGACACTTTCTTCCTCATCTCTCAAGGTAGCGTTAAGGTTACACAAAAACTAACGCCCACCTCGGAGGAGAAGGAGATCCGTACGCTGGAACGGGGCGATTACTTTGGTGAGCAGGCTCTCATCAATGAGGATAAACGTACAGCGAATATTATCGCTATGGCGCCGGGCGTTGAATGTCTGACGTTGGATCGTGATTCATTCACGCAGCTGATTGGTGATTTATGCGAGTTGAAGGAGAAGAACTATGGCGATGAGAATCGTGTGCTGGCCATGAAGTATGCGGAGAAGACGAAGGAGATTTTCGGCGCTAATGTTAAGCAAGGTAAGGCCAGTTATGACTTTACTTTACAGACAGTTAGGTGGAGTTAGGTTCAAGCGAAGATTCTATGTAGCGCAGTTCGTAGTCCAAAGTGTTCTTCATGAGCTTTTGCAAACTTTATCTAACTcaagaattcaaaaaattaatatcataTTCTGGAGATACTCAACTGCAAAGGCATCTGTTAAATTTTGGCAGATCTCAGGCATATTAACAATGACTGTCACTTTTTGACAACAATGGGATCCACAAGATATCCTAAACAGTTTTCAGATTTAGTCCTCCTTTTTAAAGTTTTGGATTTAAGTAAGCAGTCCTTCCACATGAAACCAATATTTTTACAGTCTTACGGAGAGATTATAACTACTTTTAAATCCAGTGATACGTCCAACATTACAAGATTGAGCTGGAGTCTAGATTTTCGCTTAAAACAAAACGAGAAATCTACAATATGAGAAAGTTGAAGCTTTGAACAGTATCTCATAtcaataatttacattttgtttggaaactaaaaaactatttcttttattttcaaccaCTTACAGAATTCCCTGAGATGAAGCTCACCGATTTAGAGGTTGTCGCCACACTTGGCATTGGCGGTTTCGGCCGCGTTGAACTTGTCAAAGCCTACCGCGAGAATAGGGTTGACACATTCGCACTCAAATGCCTAAAGAAGAAGCATATTGTCGATACCAAACAGGAAGAGCATGTCTTCAGCGAACGCACCATTATGCTCACGTGCGATTCACCGTTCATTTGTCGTCTCTACCGCACATTCCGTGATGAGAAGTATGTGTATATGCTGCTCGAAGCTTGCATGGGCGGCGAGATTTGGACGATGTTACGTGATCGTGGATCTTTCGATGATAACGCGACACAGTTCATTATCGGCTGCGTTTTGCAGGCATTCGAGTATTTGCATGCGCGCGGTATTATCTACAGAGATCTCAAACCAGAGAATCTAATGCTGGACGAGAGAGGTTATGTGAAGTTGGTAAGTGTGGTTGTTAAttaaacataagaaaaaataaaataaaaaaaatgttgtcacAGGTGGACTTCGGTTTTGCGAAATATATTGGCAACAGCAGCAAGACCTGGACATTCTGCGGCACACCAGAGTACGTGGCGCCCGAAATTATACTAAACAAGGGACACGATCGTGCGGTTGACTATTGGGCTTTGGGTATACTCATACATGAGTTGCTCAATGGCACGTAAGTTTCCCGAAGTATTTGGTTAATGCAGAGATAGTTAATGTTTTCTCATTCTACTTTTTGATACAGACCTCCCTTCACCGCCACGGATCCCATGAAAACCTACAATATTATACTGAAAGGTATTGATATGATCGCCTTCCCTAAGCACATGTCCAGATCGGCTGTGCAGCTGATTAAGAAACTATGCCGCGATGTGCCAGCTGAGCGTTTGGGTTACCAAAAAGGAGGCATACAGAATATTAAGAAGCACAAGTGAGTATGAGTctcaaaaacaaaccaaaaactacaaaaatcgGCAGTTTAACAGCTTAAGAAAAGAGACTGTTTGAAATGAAGATATAATTTTAGTAGCCGTCTTTACTAATTATTTCTTCTCTATTTAGATGGTTCCTCGGCTTCGATTGGGACGGTCTTGAGCAGCAGCTGCTTATACCGCCATTCGTGCGCCCTATCGCGCATCCAACGGACACAACATACTTTGATAAATTCCCCTGTGATCCCGAGGAACCGCTAGACGAGTTCTCCGGCTGGGATGCGGATTTCTAAAGCACAACAAGCGCTTTTGCAACAGCAAAGAGTGCCTTACAGCAGTGGAGCTTCTGGTTTGCTCAAGTAATTCGCATTGGTCACATGCTTTTGGTGAAATTTCTTACGATGAccttttcttcaaagcatttcttATCAAATTCGGCTTAAAGGAGACCAACAGCGACttcgtataaaattttttctattgtatTAGTAGTAGTAAGCACTTTGCACGGCTAACTTGCATCCATGTATTTTCTAACTGTGAActttcatatactatatacatacatacatggctGAAAGCGTAGTAATAAAGCAATAGCTATATGTAGTACACATACacgcaaatatgtatgtctaaaatatgaaaattaaaataaactttcttTAACTTTAACCACTAGCACgacagtaaaaatatttgctcaaGTATTTTGTATGAGAAATTGCAATGAAATTGTGTGCCTTGTTTTATAAGTAAATGAAATACAATTAATAGCATAGTCTCTAAACTTTATCCACATTCTtcgcaaaatttgttaaatatcaTATTTGTCTATACATATTAAAGCATAATAAATGTGAGTGTTTGTTAAGCGAGCTCAGCTTAGAAAGATTAATGGCTGCTGCTTGAAACGCAAACAAGTTTTTAgcttaaaaaataacttttgtaaTGGATtagatttttagttttaaaagcTTAGTTTAAGCATCTTAGCATACTAAAAGCATtaggcaaatacatacatatataatgtagaaattaaaaaaaaagcgttTTCACTCTCTCGGTGTTGAAAATTACCATCGGCGGTCGAGCTTCATGTCATTGCCCGGCACTTGCCTCTTTATTGATAAACTTC belongs to Bactrocera dorsalis isolate Fly_Bdor chromosome 1, ASM2337382v1, whole genome shotgun sequence and includes:
- the LOC105232310 gene encoding cGMP-dependent protein kinase, isozyme 1, with the translated sequence MHIASSELQEEEEVSLDLSLKEKENRRANTAKMIANTQTEASSSKHSVRFGISRSQEEESKPTLLEVETPTHFGRLSPLLSTNLRSYGAGVADVAGATTNTIPRATNLRLKFRKSHTCGSLFANCNCSSPPAMPPPIHTAGSGSSSSSTSQNLNAQRSSYATAPCMFNFSISPTNADLSSHSASTQHTSSGFYSLSTQTSSATSAQLSRDESMNVSFDWCGGGQGEGRSNSLDSGVSASGGQSATLPHRKHSPVSFRLASVTENEHASIEKTRNATAKSLQVPGTATITDAVVVAPVVSAAISPTITRKNERKAKRFFQSYSHPDTDYIFTDANKKPSRESLIQIHVQHQQEPVIKTRDGKLEFKQPKRSSSPNIGQYQVLDVAVHPDILVKISPKHSPVPGSHYQTQSPQSTPRSAQQRRRLLQRSHEIDSGGSTSESEKNFESPPVGSAADLKLQLGKENSIQTTEKLASPIKSRALVEDASFDAAQKYFAESGILGPINTASPLIRKTSKILQDANVHEQIRKTSMILRANGGINANSNTSPTTTTTATPKLQSPSSPKSKALVLAPSLAVLPVEKTKIHTIDENSYSKQNNCNTQYNVYSMERPTPLTYAHNNNNSSSSKNTNGLSTPQSPHTMATTCGFSPNVTTKSCNVTDDRDAQIKSMQGEIVSLKDVIKARDAEIAKLRREIHKLKSVLQQTANPLPIAIADLPPSPTTLAPSPNNFLLASSNQICTVCKKNFEVDGSSNPRMGQLTSENSNSVESNSSDATNAGNTTVTCALANNANNGVNNQPVEIALDAAAAALPSNGLKAKLLPMATHQQTPVLKKQGVSGESCETSMQQSFNIPIPKFEKDFSSKQLIKDAIMDNDFLKNIDASQVRELVESMYPLSIAKGEFVVREGEVGAHLYVSAEGEFEVVKGGVVLSVMGPGKAFGELAILYNCTRTASIRVLSDARVWVLDRRVFQQIMMRTGIQRIENSVNFLKSVPLLKNLSMEVLAQIADVLEVEFYPAGTYIIRQGASGDTFFLISQGSVKVTQKLTPTSEEKEIRTLERGDYFGEQALINEDKRTANIIAMAPGVECLTLDRDSFTQLIGDLCELKEKNYGDENRVLAMKYAEKTKEIFGANVKQEFPEMKLTDLEVVATLGIGGFGRVELVKAYRENRVDTFALKCLKKKHIVDTKQEEHVFSERTIMLTCDSPFICRLYRTFRDEKYVYMLLEACMGGEIWTMLRDRGSFDDNATQFIIGCVLQAFEYLHARGIIYRDLKPENLMLDERGYVKLVDFGFAKYIGNSSKTWTFCGTPEYVAPEIILNKGHDRAVDYWALGILIHELLNGTPPFTATDPMKTYNIILKGIDMIAFPKHMSRSAVQLIKKLCRDVPAERLGYQKGGIQNIKKHKWFLGFDWDGLEQQLLIPPFVRPIAHPTDTTYFDKFPCDPEEPLDEFSGWDADF